Proteins encoded by one window of Brienomyrus brachyistius isolate T26 chromosome 1, BBRACH_0.4, whole genome shotgun sequence:
- the LOC125705133 gene encoding uncharacterized protein C18orf63-like isoform X5 gives MSYSRHVLLTAVHTAFQLEITLISIRMNQRSEPLLFFLRLPDLRRLCCTTMSLDIQSNHGHMRNLQLKTCREILFQYPDVIASPVMESFDIIVIMSIEFFKTGVIHAYAKACSMQISTPHRVLPSLMQACLSYTVTARLAPDWNKAGQFLIRGKHFLSSSGKLNAIVTEFSTREGQLCVSVGCSTVRLPPATLEEFDIAPNVLRNFRSCRSAVIQTSSIANNWCYILPRVDLQEALNSFLPDLRGKLQSICGFPVQMTTKPLCYTTSLISAGSQNFYTRPFNLAAKAISRPIPAHAHGSDPPGPSSEGGPLEPSPQAPIALMGKYSLSSGEGKGVRGNRLSIGAADLNAADKCQALPSSSTVTPVSSQPSQPLQTLQNRARIVPVFRKGRAAGSQAGNEEGRRGERHASSGNLITSGASSLLSQGHTGVRPGSACGEPSVSNACSLWDALKAPASPPLAMWHLCSCAGMCISACLILCTSVPSNLLHHSIHDRLLIKYMDNWVEFFFRAV, from the exons ATGTCATACAGCCGTCACGTGCTATTAACTGCAGTTCATACAGCATTTCAATTGGAAATCACATTAATCAGCATACG GATGAACCAACGGAGCGAGCCCCTCCTGTTCTTCCTCAGGCTCCCAGACCTGAGGAGGCTGTGCTGTACTACCATGTCTCTGGACATACAGTCCAACCACGGACATATGAGAAACCTGCAGCTAAAGACCTGCAG AGAGATATTATTCCAGTACCCAGATGTCATTGCCTCTCCTGTGATGGAGTCTTTTGACATTATTGTTATAATGTCT ATTGAATTTTTTAAGACTGGAGTAATCCATGCATATGCAAAGGCATGCAGCATGCAG ATAAGCACTCCACACCGGGTCCTTCCAAGCTTAATGCAAGCCTGTTTGTCATACACTGTGACCGCCAGGCTGGCTCCAGACTGGAACAAGGCAGGACAGTTCCTCATTAGAG gaaaacATTTTCTTTCCTCCTCTGGCAAGCTTAATGCCATTG TGACGGAGTTCAGTACCAGGGAAGGTCAGCTGTGTGTCAGTGTAGGATGCAGTACTGTAAGACTTCCACCAGCCACC CTTGAGGAGTTTGACATCGCACCCAATGTTCTGAGGAACTTCAGAAGTTGCAGGTCTGCTGTGATCCAGACCTCCTCCATAGCTAATAATTGGTGCTACATACTGCCCAG GGTTGACCTACAGGAGGCACTGAACTCCTTCTTGCCAGACCTTCGAGGGAAACTCCAAAGCATCTGTGGTTTTCCTGTCCAGATGACCACCAAACCATTGTGCTACACCACCAGCTTGATTTCAGCCGGTTCACAG AATTTTTACACTAGGCCTTTCAATCTGGCTGCCAAGGCCATCAGCCGACCAATCCCCGCACACGCTCATGGCAGTGACCCCCCGGGGCCCTCATCTGAGGGAGGTCCATTAGAACCTTCTCCCCAAGCTCCCATTGCACTGATGGGCAAGTACAGCCTGTCCAGCGGAGAAGGAAAGGGGGTTCGGGGAAACAGACTTTCCATCGGAGCTGCTGACTTAAATGCTGCGGACAAGTGCCAAGCCCTCCCCTCTAGCTCCACAGTCACCCCTGTTAGCTCGCAGCCCTCACAGCCCTTGCAGACTCTTCAGAACAGGGCTAGGATCGTGCCCGTCTTCAGAAAGGGGCGCGCTGCTGGGTCTCAAGCAGGCAATGAggaggggaggagaggagagagacatGCGTCCTCTGGGAACCTGATTACGTCTGGGGCCTCATCGCTGTTGTCGCAGGGGCACACCGGGGTCAGGCCAGGAAGTGCCTGTGGGGAGCCTTCTGTGAGTAATGCCTGTTCACTATGGGATGCTCTGAAAGcccccgcctcccctccccTTGCCATGTGGCATTTGTGTAGTTGTGCAGGAATGTGCATCAGTGCCTGTCTCATATTATGCACCTCTGTACCCTCAAATCTCTTACATCATTCCATCCACGATAGACTTTTAATTAAATACATGGACAATTGGGTGGAATTCTTCTTCAGAGCAGTATAG
- the LOC125705133 gene encoding uncharacterized protein C18orf63-like isoform X3 produces MSYSRHVLLTAVHTAFQLEITLISIRMNQRSEPLLFFLRLPDLRRLCCTTMSLDIQSNHGHMRNLQLKTCREILFQYPDVIASPVMESFDIIVIMSIEFFKTGVIHAYAKACSMQISTPHRVLPSLMQACLSYTVTARLAPDWNKAGQFLIRVTEFSTREGQLCVSVGCSTVRLPPATLEEFDIAPNVLRNFRSCRSAVIQTSSIANNWCYILPSMKKGQIVSISHQMAPECPFQTYSDIQKHWSTLYGYELPQEEEGLVYCSVYFKMVGEKLFTYPLSCIRTQPVQILARVDLQEALNSFLPDLRGKLQSICGFPVQMTTKPLCYTTSLISAGSQNFYTRPFNLAAKAISRPIPAHAHGSDPPGPSSEGGPLEPSPQAPIALMGKYSLSSGEGKGVRGNRLSIGAADLNAADKCQALPSSSTVTPVSSQPSQPLQTLQNRARIVPVFRKGRAAGSQAGNEEGRRGERHASSGNLITSGASSLLSQGHTGVRPGSACGEPSVSNACSLWDALKAPASPPLAMWHLCSCAGMCISACLILCTSVPSNLLHHSIHDRLLIKYMDNWVEFFFRAV; encoded by the exons ATGTCATACAGCCGTCACGTGCTATTAACTGCAGTTCATACAGCATTTCAATTGGAAATCACATTAATCAGCATACG GATGAACCAACGGAGCGAGCCCCTCCTGTTCTTCCTCAGGCTCCCAGACCTGAGGAGGCTGTGCTGTACTACCATGTCTCTGGACATACAGTCCAACCACGGACATATGAGAAACCTGCAGCTAAAGACCTGCAG AGAGATATTATTCCAGTACCCAGATGTCATTGCCTCTCCTGTGATGGAGTCTTTTGACATTATTGTTATAATGTCT ATTGAATTTTTTAAGACTGGAGTAATCCATGCATATGCAAAGGCATGCAGCATGCAG ATAAGCACTCCACACCGGGTCCTTCCAAGCTTAATGCAAGCCTGTTTGTCATACACTGTGACCGCCAGGCTGGCTCCAGACTGGAACAAGGCAGGACAGTTCCTCATTAGAG TGACGGAGTTCAGTACCAGGGAAGGTCAGCTGTGTGTCAGTGTAGGATGCAGTACTGTAAGACTTCCACCAGCCACC CTTGAGGAGTTTGACATCGCACCCAATGTTCTGAGGAACTTCAGAAGTTGCAGGTCTGCTGTGATCCAGACCTCCTCCATAGCTAATAATTGGTGCTACATACTGCCCAG tatGAAGAAGGGTCAAATCGTCAGCATCAGCCACCAGATGGCCCCTGAGTGCCCTTTCCAGACGTATTCTGACATTCAGAAGCATTGGAGTACTTTG TACGGATACGAACTCCCCCAGGAGGAGGAGGGCCTGGTCTATTGCAGTGTGTATTTCAAAATGGTGGGAGAGAAGCTCTTTAC TTACCCTTTGAGCTGCATCAGGACTCAGCCTGTCCAAATCCTTGCCAGGGTTGACCTACAGGAGGCACTGAACTCCTTCTTGCCAGACCTTCGAGGGAAACTCCAAAGCATCTGTGGTTTTCCTGTCCAGATGACCACCAAACCATTGTGCTACACCACCAGCTTGATTTCAGCCGGTTCACAG AATTTTTACACTAGGCCTTTCAATCTGGCTGCCAAGGCCATCAGCCGACCAATCCCCGCACACGCTCATGGCAGTGACCCCCCGGGGCCCTCATCTGAGGGAGGTCCATTAGAACCTTCTCCCCAAGCTCCCATTGCACTGATGGGCAAGTACAGCCTGTCCAGCGGAGAAGGAAAGGGGGTTCGGGGAAACAGACTTTCCATCGGAGCTGCTGACTTAAATGCTGCGGACAAGTGCCAAGCCCTCCCCTCTAGCTCCACAGTCACCCCTGTTAGCTCGCAGCCCTCACAGCCCTTGCAGACTCTTCAGAACAGGGCTAGGATCGTGCCCGTCTTCAGAAAGGGGCGCGCTGCTGGGTCTCAAGCAGGCAATGAggaggggaggagaggagagagacatGCGTCCTCTGGGAACCTGATTACGTCTGGGGCCTCATCGCTGTTGTCGCAGGGGCACACCGGGGTCAGGCCAGGAAGTGCCTGTGGGGAGCCTTCTGTGAGTAATGCCTGTTCACTATGGGATGCTCTGAAAGcccccgcctcccctccccTTGCCATGTGGCATTTGTGTAGTTGTGCAGGAATGTGCATCAGTGCCTGTCTCATATTATGCACCTCTGTACCCTCAAATCTCTTACATCATTCCATCCACGATAGACTTTTAATTAAATACATGGACAATTGGGTGGAATTCTTCTTCAGAGCAGTATAG
- the LOC125705133 gene encoding uncharacterized protein C18orf63-like isoform X1 has translation MSYSRHVLLTAVHTAFQLEITLISIRMNQRSEPLLFFLRLPDLRRLCCTTMSLDIQSNHGHMRNLQLKTCREILFQYPDVIASPVMESFDIIVIMSIEFFKTGVIHAYAKACSMQISTPHRVLPSLMQACLSYTVTARLAPDWNKAGQFLIRGKHFLSSSGKLNAIVTEFSTREGQLCVSVGCSTVRLPPATLEEFDIAPNVLRNFRSCRSAVIQTSSIANNWCYILPSMKKGQIVSISHQMAPECPFQTYSDIQKHWSTLYGYELPQEEEGLVYCSVYFKMVGEKLFTYPLSCIRTQPVQILARVDLQEALNSFLPDLRGKLQSICGFPVQMTTKPLCYTTSLISAGSQNFYTRPFNLAAKAISRPIPAHAHGSDPPGPSSEGGPLEPSPQAPIALMGKYSLSSGEGKGVRGNRLSIGAADLNAADKCQALPSSSTVTPVSSQPSQPLQTLQNRARIVPVFRKGRAAGSQAGNEEGRRGERHASSGNLITSGASSLLSQGHTGVRPGSACGEPSVSNACSLWDALKAPASPPLAMWHLCSCAGMCISACLILCTSVPSNLLHHSIHDRLLIKYMDNWVEFFFRAV, from the exons ATGTCATACAGCCGTCACGTGCTATTAACTGCAGTTCATACAGCATTTCAATTGGAAATCACATTAATCAGCATACG GATGAACCAACGGAGCGAGCCCCTCCTGTTCTTCCTCAGGCTCCCAGACCTGAGGAGGCTGTGCTGTACTACCATGTCTCTGGACATACAGTCCAACCACGGACATATGAGAAACCTGCAGCTAAAGACCTGCAG AGAGATATTATTCCAGTACCCAGATGTCATTGCCTCTCCTGTGATGGAGTCTTTTGACATTATTGTTATAATGTCT ATTGAATTTTTTAAGACTGGAGTAATCCATGCATATGCAAAGGCATGCAGCATGCAG ATAAGCACTCCACACCGGGTCCTTCCAAGCTTAATGCAAGCCTGTTTGTCATACACTGTGACCGCCAGGCTGGCTCCAGACTGGAACAAGGCAGGACAGTTCCTCATTAGAG gaaaacATTTTCTTTCCTCCTCTGGCAAGCTTAATGCCATTG TGACGGAGTTCAGTACCAGGGAAGGTCAGCTGTGTGTCAGTGTAGGATGCAGTACTGTAAGACTTCCACCAGCCACC CTTGAGGAGTTTGACATCGCACCCAATGTTCTGAGGAACTTCAGAAGTTGCAGGTCTGCTGTGATCCAGACCTCCTCCATAGCTAATAATTGGTGCTACATACTGCCCAG tatGAAGAAGGGTCAAATCGTCAGCATCAGCCACCAGATGGCCCCTGAGTGCCCTTTCCAGACGTATTCTGACATTCAGAAGCATTGGAGTACTTTG TACGGATACGAACTCCCCCAGGAGGAGGAGGGCCTGGTCTATTGCAGTGTGTATTTCAAAATGGTGGGAGAGAAGCTCTTTAC TTACCCTTTGAGCTGCATCAGGACTCAGCCTGTCCAAATCCTTGCCAGGGTTGACCTACAGGAGGCACTGAACTCCTTCTTGCCAGACCTTCGAGGGAAACTCCAAAGCATCTGTGGTTTTCCTGTCCAGATGACCACCAAACCATTGTGCTACACCACCAGCTTGATTTCAGCCGGTTCACAG AATTTTTACACTAGGCCTTTCAATCTGGCTGCCAAGGCCATCAGCCGACCAATCCCCGCACACGCTCATGGCAGTGACCCCCCGGGGCCCTCATCTGAGGGAGGTCCATTAGAACCTTCTCCCCAAGCTCCCATTGCACTGATGGGCAAGTACAGCCTGTCCAGCGGAGAAGGAAAGGGGGTTCGGGGAAACAGACTTTCCATCGGAGCTGCTGACTTAAATGCTGCGGACAAGTGCCAAGCCCTCCCCTCTAGCTCCACAGTCACCCCTGTTAGCTCGCAGCCCTCACAGCCCTTGCAGACTCTTCAGAACAGGGCTAGGATCGTGCCCGTCTTCAGAAAGGGGCGCGCTGCTGGGTCTCAAGCAGGCAATGAggaggggaggagaggagagagacatGCGTCCTCTGGGAACCTGATTACGTCTGGGGCCTCATCGCTGTTGTCGCAGGGGCACACCGGGGTCAGGCCAGGAAGTGCCTGTGGGGAGCCTTCTGTGAGTAATGCCTGTTCACTATGGGATGCTCTGAAAGcccccgcctcccctccccTTGCCATGTGGCATTTGTGTAGTTGTGCAGGAATGTGCATCAGTGCCTGTCTCATATTATGCACCTCTGTACCCTCAAATCTCTTACATCATTCCATCCACGATAGACTTTTAATTAAATACATGGACAATTGGGTGGAATTCTTCTTCAGAGCAGTATAG
- the LOC125705133 gene encoding uncharacterized protein C18orf63-like isoform X6, whose translation MSYSRHVLLTAVHTAFQLEITLISIRMNQRSEPLLFFLRLPDLRRLCCTTMSLDIQSNHGHMRNLQLKTCREILFQYPDVIASPVMESFDIIVIMSIEFFKTGVIHAYAKACSMQISTPHRVLPSLMQACLSYTVTARLAPDWNKAGQFLIRGKHFLSSSGKLNAIVTEFSTREGQLCVSVGCSTVRLPPATLEEFDIAPNVLRNFRSCRSAVIQTSSIANNWCYILPSMKKGQIVSISHQMAPECPFQTYSDIQKHWSTLYGYELPQEEEGLVYCSVYFKMVGEKLFTYPLSCIRTQPVQILARVDLQEALNSFLPDLRGKLQSICGFPVQMTTKPLCYTTSLISAGSQGDWFECKPKKPKSCVQDIDVENYARNNQLSKVNATTLQAWLKSKGIRVRSREKKEVLIAKVSCCLSES comes from the exons ATGTCATACAGCCGTCACGTGCTATTAACTGCAGTTCATACAGCATTTCAATTGGAAATCACATTAATCAGCATACG GATGAACCAACGGAGCGAGCCCCTCCTGTTCTTCCTCAGGCTCCCAGACCTGAGGAGGCTGTGCTGTACTACCATGTCTCTGGACATACAGTCCAACCACGGACATATGAGAAACCTGCAGCTAAAGACCTGCAG AGAGATATTATTCCAGTACCCAGATGTCATTGCCTCTCCTGTGATGGAGTCTTTTGACATTATTGTTATAATGTCT ATTGAATTTTTTAAGACTGGAGTAATCCATGCATATGCAAAGGCATGCAGCATGCAG ATAAGCACTCCACACCGGGTCCTTCCAAGCTTAATGCAAGCCTGTTTGTCATACACTGTGACCGCCAGGCTGGCTCCAGACTGGAACAAGGCAGGACAGTTCCTCATTAGAG gaaaacATTTTCTTTCCTCCTCTGGCAAGCTTAATGCCATTG TGACGGAGTTCAGTACCAGGGAAGGTCAGCTGTGTGTCAGTGTAGGATGCAGTACTGTAAGACTTCCACCAGCCACC CTTGAGGAGTTTGACATCGCACCCAATGTTCTGAGGAACTTCAGAAGTTGCAGGTCTGCTGTGATCCAGACCTCCTCCATAGCTAATAATTGGTGCTACATACTGCCCAG tatGAAGAAGGGTCAAATCGTCAGCATCAGCCACCAGATGGCCCCTGAGTGCCCTTTCCAGACGTATTCTGACATTCAGAAGCATTGGAGTACTTTG TACGGATACGAACTCCCCCAGGAGGAGGAGGGCCTGGTCTATTGCAGTGTGTATTTCAAAATGGTGGGAGAGAAGCTCTTTAC TTACCCTTTGAGCTGCATCAGGACTCAGCCTGTCCAAATCCTTGCCAGGGTTGACCTACAGGAGGCACTGAACTCCTTCTTGCCAGACCTTCGAGGGAAACTCCAAAGCATCTGTGGTTTTCCTGTCCAGATGACCACCAAACCATTGTGCTACACCACCAGCTTGATTTCAGCCGGTTCACAG GGGGACTGGTTTGAATGTAAACCCAAGAAACCAAAGTCCTGCGTTCAGGATATTGATGTGGAAAATTATGCGAGAAACAATCAG CTATCGAAGGTTAATGCGACGACCCTGCAAGCCTGGCTGAAGAGCAAAGGGATAAGGGTGAGGTCAAGGGAGAAGAAGGAGGTGCTGATCGCCAAGGTTTCTTGCTGCCTGAGTGAATCGTAA
- the LOC125705133 gene encoding uncharacterized protein C18orf63-like isoform X2, giving the protein MSYSRHVLLTAVHTAFQLEITLISIRMNQRSEPLLFFLRLPDLRRLCCTTMSLDIQSNHGHMRNLQLKTCREILFQYPDVIASPVMESFDIIVIMSIEFFKTGVIHAYAKACSMQISTPHRVLPSLMQACLSYTVTARLAPDWNKAGQFLIRGKHFLSSSGKLNAIVTEFSTREGQLCVSVGCSTVRLPPATLEEFDIAPNVLRNFRSCRSAVIQTSSIANNWCYILPSMKKGQIVSISHQMAPECPFQTYSDIQKHWSTLYGYELPQEEEGLVYCSVYFKMVGEKLFTYPLSCIRTQPVQILARVDLQEALNSFLPDLRGKLQSICGFPVQMTTKPLCYTTSLISAGSQNFYTRPFNLAAKAISRPIPAHAHGSDPPGPSSEGGPLEPSPQAPIALMGKYSLSSGEGKGVRGNRLSIGAADLNAADKCQALPSSSTVTPVSSQPSQPLQTLQNRARIVPVFRKGRAAGSQAGNEEGRRGERHASSGNLITSGASSLLSQGHTGVRPGSACGEPSGDWFECKPKKPKSCVQDIDVENYARNNQLSKVNATTLQAWLKSKGIRVRSREKKEVLIAKVSCCLSES; this is encoded by the exons ATGTCATACAGCCGTCACGTGCTATTAACTGCAGTTCATACAGCATTTCAATTGGAAATCACATTAATCAGCATACG GATGAACCAACGGAGCGAGCCCCTCCTGTTCTTCCTCAGGCTCCCAGACCTGAGGAGGCTGTGCTGTACTACCATGTCTCTGGACATACAGTCCAACCACGGACATATGAGAAACCTGCAGCTAAAGACCTGCAG AGAGATATTATTCCAGTACCCAGATGTCATTGCCTCTCCTGTGATGGAGTCTTTTGACATTATTGTTATAATGTCT ATTGAATTTTTTAAGACTGGAGTAATCCATGCATATGCAAAGGCATGCAGCATGCAG ATAAGCACTCCACACCGGGTCCTTCCAAGCTTAATGCAAGCCTGTTTGTCATACACTGTGACCGCCAGGCTGGCTCCAGACTGGAACAAGGCAGGACAGTTCCTCATTAGAG gaaaacATTTTCTTTCCTCCTCTGGCAAGCTTAATGCCATTG TGACGGAGTTCAGTACCAGGGAAGGTCAGCTGTGTGTCAGTGTAGGATGCAGTACTGTAAGACTTCCACCAGCCACC CTTGAGGAGTTTGACATCGCACCCAATGTTCTGAGGAACTTCAGAAGTTGCAGGTCTGCTGTGATCCAGACCTCCTCCATAGCTAATAATTGGTGCTACATACTGCCCAG tatGAAGAAGGGTCAAATCGTCAGCATCAGCCACCAGATGGCCCCTGAGTGCCCTTTCCAGACGTATTCTGACATTCAGAAGCATTGGAGTACTTTG TACGGATACGAACTCCCCCAGGAGGAGGAGGGCCTGGTCTATTGCAGTGTGTATTTCAAAATGGTGGGAGAGAAGCTCTTTAC TTACCCTTTGAGCTGCATCAGGACTCAGCCTGTCCAAATCCTTGCCAGGGTTGACCTACAGGAGGCACTGAACTCCTTCTTGCCAGACCTTCGAGGGAAACTCCAAAGCATCTGTGGTTTTCCTGTCCAGATGACCACCAAACCATTGTGCTACACCACCAGCTTGATTTCAGCCGGTTCACAG AATTTTTACACTAGGCCTTTCAATCTGGCTGCCAAGGCCATCAGCCGACCAATCCCCGCACACGCTCATGGCAGTGACCCCCCGGGGCCCTCATCTGAGGGAGGTCCATTAGAACCTTCTCCCCAAGCTCCCATTGCACTGATGGGCAAGTACAGCCTGTCCAGCGGAGAAGGAAAGGGGGTTCGGGGAAACAGACTTTCCATCGGAGCTGCTGACTTAAATGCTGCGGACAAGTGCCAAGCCCTCCCCTCTAGCTCCACAGTCACCCCTGTTAGCTCGCAGCCCTCACAGCCCTTGCAGACTCTTCAGAACAGGGCTAGGATCGTGCCCGTCTTCAGAAAGGGGCGCGCTGCTGGGTCTCAAGCAGGCAATGAggaggggaggagaggagagagacatGCGTCCTCTGGGAACCTGATTACGTCTGGGGCCTCATCGCTGTTGTCGCAGGGGCACACCGGGGTCAGGCCAGGAAGTGCCTGTGGGGAGCCTTCT GGGGACTGGTTTGAATGTAAACCCAAGAAACCAAAGTCCTGCGTTCAGGATATTGATGTGGAAAATTATGCGAGAAACAATCAG CTATCGAAGGTTAATGCGACGACCCTGCAAGCCTGGCTGAAGAGCAAAGGGATAAGGGTGAGGTCAAGGGAGAAGAAGGAGGTGCTGATCGCCAAGGTTTCTTGCTGCCTGAGTGAATCGTAA
- the LOC125705133 gene encoding uncharacterized protein C18orf63-like isoform X4: MNQRSEPLLFFLRLPDLRRLCCTTMSLDIQSNHGHMRNLQLKTCREILFQYPDVIASPVMESFDIIVIMSIEFFKTGVIHAYAKACSMQISTPHRVLPSLMQACLSYTVTARLAPDWNKAGQFLIRGKHFLSSSGKLNAIVTEFSTREGQLCVSVGCSTVRLPPATLEEFDIAPNVLRNFRSCRSAVIQTSSIANNWCYILPSMKKGQIVSISHQMAPECPFQTYSDIQKHWSTLYGYELPQEEEGLVYCSVYFKMVGEKLFTYPLSCIRTQPVQILARVDLQEALNSFLPDLRGKLQSICGFPVQMTTKPLCYTTSLISAGSQNFYTRPFNLAAKAISRPIPAHAHGSDPPGPSSEGGPLEPSPQAPIALMGKYSLSSGEGKGVRGNRLSIGAADLNAADKCQALPSSSTVTPVSSQPSQPLQTLQNRARIVPVFRKGRAAGSQAGNEEGRRGERHASSGNLITSGASSLLSQGHTGVRPGSACGEPSVSNACSLWDALKAPASPPLAMWHLCSCAGMCISACLILCTSVPSNLLHHSIHDRLLIKYMDNWVEFFFRAV, from the exons ATGAACCAACGGAGCGAGCCCCTCCTGTTCTTCCTCAGGCTCCCAGACCTGAGGAGGCTGTGCTGTACTACCATGTCTCTGGACATACAGTCCAACCACGGACATATGAGAAACCTGCAGCTAAAGACCTGCAG AGAGATATTATTCCAGTACCCAGATGTCATTGCCTCTCCTGTGATGGAGTCTTTTGACATTATTGTTATAATGTCT ATTGAATTTTTTAAGACTGGAGTAATCCATGCATATGCAAAGGCATGCAGCATGCAG ATAAGCACTCCACACCGGGTCCTTCCAAGCTTAATGCAAGCCTGTTTGTCATACACTGTGACCGCCAGGCTGGCTCCAGACTGGAACAAGGCAGGACAGTTCCTCATTAGAG gaaaacATTTTCTTTCCTCCTCTGGCAAGCTTAATGCCATTG TGACGGAGTTCAGTACCAGGGAAGGTCAGCTGTGTGTCAGTGTAGGATGCAGTACTGTAAGACTTCCACCAGCCACC CTTGAGGAGTTTGACATCGCACCCAATGTTCTGAGGAACTTCAGAAGTTGCAGGTCTGCTGTGATCCAGACCTCCTCCATAGCTAATAATTGGTGCTACATACTGCCCAG tatGAAGAAGGGTCAAATCGTCAGCATCAGCCACCAGATGGCCCCTGAGTGCCCTTTCCAGACGTATTCTGACATTCAGAAGCATTGGAGTACTTTG TACGGATACGAACTCCCCCAGGAGGAGGAGGGCCTGGTCTATTGCAGTGTGTATTTCAAAATGGTGGGAGAGAAGCTCTTTAC TTACCCTTTGAGCTGCATCAGGACTCAGCCTGTCCAAATCCTTGCCAGGGTTGACCTACAGGAGGCACTGAACTCCTTCTTGCCAGACCTTCGAGGGAAACTCCAAAGCATCTGTGGTTTTCCTGTCCAGATGACCACCAAACCATTGTGCTACACCACCAGCTTGATTTCAGCCGGTTCACAG AATTTTTACACTAGGCCTTTCAATCTGGCTGCCAAGGCCATCAGCCGACCAATCCCCGCACACGCTCATGGCAGTGACCCCCCGGGGCCCTCATCTGAGGGAGGTCCATTAGAACCTTCTCCCCAAGCTCCCATTGCACTGATGGGCAAGTACAGCCTGTCCAGCGGAGAAGGAAAGGGGGTTCGGGGAAACAGACTTTCCATCGGAGCTGCTGACTTAAATGCTGCGGACAAGTGCCAAGCCCTCCCCTCTAGCTCCACAGTCACCCCTGTTAGCTCGCAGCCCTCACAGCCCTTGCAGACTCTTCAGAACAGGGCTAGGATCGTGCCCGTCTTCAGAAAGGGGCGCGCTGCTGGGTCTCAAGCAGGCAATGAggaggggaggagaggagagagacatGCGTCCTCTGGGAACCTGATTACGTCTGGGGCCTCATCGCTGTTGTCGCAGGGGCACACCGGGGTCAGGCCAGGAAGTGCCTGTGGGGAGCCTTCTGTGAGTAATGCCTGTTCACTATGGGATGCTCTGAAAGcccccgcctcccctccccTTGCCATGTGGCATTTGTGTAGTTGTGCAGGAATGTGCATCAGTGCCTGTCTCATATTATGCACCTCTGTACCCTCAAATCTCTTACATCATTCCATCCACGATAGACTTTTAATTAAATACATGGACAATTGGGTGGAATTCTTCTTCAGAGCAGTATAG